One Desulfovibrio fairfieldensis genomic window carries:
- a CDS encoding thermonuclease family protein, protein MAASTANFSNSKWPRHAEKAVLLLLLCCLLLPSAARAEEDALPQPEGVVARCFDGDTLKLTDRRVVRLAGIDTPELGRDNRKPQFYAREARQELDALAKGQKVRLFAAGVKSKDRHGRIVADVRLEDGRSLSDLMLERGAAFYYPHQDQSPQLQERLRGLQEQAINARRGLWAHLLSLPLAHQNYTGNRNSLRFFPADCPEAQHIKPRNRVYFGTLMDAFLAGYAPARVCQFWPTQP, encoded by the coding sequence ATGGCTGCGAGTACAGCGAATTTCAGCAACAGCAAATGGCCCCGCCATGCGGAGAAAGCCGTTCTGCTTCTCTTGCTCTGCTGCCTGCTTCTGCCGTCGGCGGCGCGGGCGGAGGAAGACGCCCTGCCCCAGCCGGAAGGCGTGGTGGCCCGCTGCTTCGACGGTGACACTCTCAAACTTACGGACCGGCGCGTGGTACGTCTGGCGGGCATCGACACGCCGGAGCTGGGGCGGGACAACAGGAAGCCCCAGTTTTACGCCCGCGAAGCCCGGCAGGAACTGGACGCTCTGGCCAAAGGTCAGAAAGTCCGTCTGTTCGCCGCCGGAGTCAAAAGCAAAGACCGCCACGGCCGCATCGTGGCCGACGTGCGGCTGGAGGACGGCCGGTCCCTGAGCGATCTGATGCTCGAACGGGGCGCGGCCTTTTACTATCCGCATCAGGATCAGAGCCCGCAGTTGCAGGAACGCCTACGCGGCCTGCAGGAACAGGCCATCAATGCGCGGCGCGGCCTCTGGGCCCATCTGCTCTCCCTGCCCCTGGCGCACCAGAACTACACGGGCAACCGCAATTCCCTGCGCTTTTTTCCGGCGGACTGCCCGGAGGCCCAGCACATCAAACCCCGCAACCGGGTCTATTTCGGCACCCTGATGGACGCCTTTCTGGCGGGTTACGCCCCGGCCAGGGTCTGCCAATTCTGGCCCACCCAGCCATGA
- a CDS encoding ATP-binding protein, translating to MKRPIIEIDEEKCNGCGQCVLDCAEGALAVIDGKARLVSEVFCDGLGACLNCPQGALTLTTREAPDFDEAAALAAKAQRDTPNGPARPAPMTPPAGGCPGSAARVLRPLSGNAAVPAAPEALRVELPTWPIQLRLVPPQAPFLDGAHLLLAAHCAGFALPNLHKDWLAGRVPLIACPKLEDNTVLLEKLTAILRTGRIAGLTVLRMSVPCCGGLERLARQALEAAACNLPLEIHVARLS from the coding sequence ATGAAACGACCTATTATTGAGATCGATGAGGAAAAATGCAACGGTTGCGGCCAGTGCGTGCTGGACTGCGCCGAAGGCGCGCTGGCCGTCATTGACGGCAAGGCCCGTCTGGTCAGTGAAGTATTCTGTGACGGTTTGGGAGCCTGCCTGAACTGTCCGCAGGGCGCGCTGACCCTGACCACGCGCGAAGCCCCGGACTTTGACGAGGCGGCGGCCCTGGCGGCCAAGGCTCAGCGCGATACCCCGAACGGCCCGGCCCGGCCCGCGCCGATGACGCCTCCGGCGGGCGGCTGTCCCGGCAGCGCGGCGCGTGTGCTGCGCCCCCTGAGCGGGAACGCCGCCGTTCCGGCCGCCCCTGAAGCTCTGCGTGTGGAGCTGCCCACCTGGCCCATCCAGTTGCGGCTGGTGCCGCCGCAGGCCCCCTTTCTGGACGGCGCGCATCTGCTGCTGGCCGCCCATTGCGCGGGCTTCGCCCTGCCCAACCTGCACAAGGACTGGCTGGCGGGCCGCGTGCCGCTCATAGCCTGCCCCAAGCTGGAAGACAATACGGTCCTGCTGGAAAAACTGACGGCCATCCTGCGCACCGGGCGCATTGCCGGGCTCACGGTGCTGCGCATGAGCGTGCCCTGCTGCGGCGGGCTGGAGCGCCTGGCCAGACAGGCCCTGGAGGCGGCGGCTTGTAATCTGCCCCTGGAAATCCATGTGGCGCGGCTGAGCTGA
- the queC gene encoding 7-cyano-7-deazaguanine synthase QueC: MSTVSPSPLQQEQALVIFSGGQDSATCLAWALSRFERVQTLGFDYGQRHNVELACRQRLRAALADLDPLWASRLGPDTLLNVDIFRQLADTALTSEAPIAADGPGGLPTTFVPGRNLLFILHAAVWAYAKNIRHLILGVCQSDSSGYPDCRDDSIKAMQVALNCGMDSRFVLHTPLMWLSKRGAWELAESLGGTALVDLILEESHTCYAGERGRRYDWGYGCGVCPACRLRASGYAAYREARKNGEQGRTEV, encoded by the coding sequence ATGAGCACCGTTTCCCCCTCTCCCCTGCAACAGGAACAGGCCCTGGTCATCTTTTCCGGCGGTCAGGATTCCGCCACCTGCCTGGCCTGGGCTCTGAGCCGCTTTGAGCGTGTCCAGACCCTGGGCTTTGACTACGGCCAGCGGCACAACGTGGAACTGGCCTGCCGTCAGCGTCTGCGTGCGGCTCTGGCGGATCTTGATCCGCTCTGGGCCTCCCGTCTGGGACCGGATACCCTGTTGAATGTGGATATTTTCCGCCAGCTGGCCGACACGGCCCTGACCTCCGAGGCCCCCATCGCCGCCGACGGTCCGGGCGGCCTGCCCACCACGTTCGTGCCGGGCCGCAATCTGCTGTTCATCCTGCACGCCGCTGTCTGGGCCTATGCCAAGAATATCCGCCATCTGATCCTGGGCGTCTGCCAGAGCGATTCTTCCGGTTATCCCGATTGCCGCGACGACAGCATCAAGGCCATGCAGGTGGCGCTCAATTGCGGTATGGACAGCCGCTTCGTCCTGCACACGCCGCTGATGTGGCTGAGCAAGCGCGGAGCCTGGGAGTTGGCCGAGTCTCTGGGGGGGACGGCTCTGGTGGACCTGATTCTGGAAGAAAGCCACACCTGTTACGCGGGCGAACGCGGCCGGCGTTATGACTGGGGCTACGGCTGCGGGGTCTGCCCTGCCTGCCGCCTGCGGGCCTCCGGTTACGCGGCCTACCGGGAAGCGCGAAAAAACGGAGAACAAGGCCGCACGGAGGTCTGA
- a CDS encoding ornithine carbamoyltransferase: MPRHVLTIKDLGENACWLLVQQAIGTPDAKARTDFMTERVAVLIFAQQSLSERLCVTAAVRQMGGFTVYEGEQGAWRMELNDYQEHLMPIFGYYLDCLYTYGLPVNTWDMRTANVNFPVINAGSPDAHPAHALADIACMLRASRYLQGVTASWLGCANGTLHSLIAATAFFPFALRVALPPHLDPAPLKAVVDKLQTPVTFVETPEEAVKDANFVFAGCRGGMSAEDVGSWRLDAALMSKANPDVRLLLSASPVEAIPVDQKILSSPASWLVRQAEYRLRVHKRILHWVFLDNESPA, from the coding sequence ATGCCAAGACATGTACTGACCATAAAGGATTTGGGAGAGAACGCCTGCTGGTTGCTGGTGCAGCAGGCCATAGGCACTCCGGATGCCAAGGCGCGCACCGACTTCATGACCGAGCGGGTAGCCGTGCTGATTTTTGCCCAGCAATCCCTGTCCGAGCGCCTCTGCGTGACGGCGGCCGTACGCCAGATGGGCGGCTTTACAGTGTATGAGGGCGAGCAGGGCGCGTGGCGCATGGAGCTCAATGACTATCAGGAACATTTGATGCCGATTTTCGGCTATTATCTGGACTGCCTGTACACCTACGGCCTGCCGGTAAACACCTGGGACATGCGGACCGCCAATGTGAATTTTCCGGTCATCAATGCGGGCAGCCCGGACGCGCATCCGGCCCATGCCCTGGCCGACATCGCCTGCATGCTGCGCGCCTCCCGTTATCTGCAGGGCGTCACGGCCTCCTGGCTGGGGTGCGCCAACGGCACGCTCCATTCCCTCATCGCGGCCACGGCCTTTTTCCCCTTTGCTCTGCGCGTGGCCCTGCCCCCGCATCTGGACCCGGCCCCGCTCAAGGCCGTGGTGGACAAGCTGCAAACCCCGGTGACATTTGTGGAAACGCCGGAGGAAGCGGTGAAGGACGCCAATTTTGTCTTTGCCGGTTGCCGGGGCGGCATGAGCGCCGAGGATGTCGGTTCCTGGCGGCTTGACGCCGCGCTGATGAGCAAGGCCAATCCCGATGTGCGTCTGCTGCTCAGTGCTTCGCCCGTGGAAGCCATTCCCGTGGATCAGAAGATTCTTTCCAGTCCGGCCTCCTGGCTGGTGCGCCAGGCCGAATACCGCCTGCGTGTGCACAAGCGGATTCTGCACTGGGTGTTTCTGGATAACGAGAGCCCGGCCTAG
- a CDS encoding threonine/serine exporter family protein, with product MTPLLTMLADGFFAAVAAMGFAVISNPPKKVVLVAGALAAVGHMGRFALMREGVGIASASLCAALLISLCSMPCTRRWHIPAEMFAFPALLPMIPGMFAYKAILATMQFLGTADMPLRQELLVSIVYNSLTTFFIMCALVIGAVLPLFLFHRESPLVRGLRGIRRYGKPNRRAGD from the coding sequence GTGACCCCTCTGCTGACAATGCTGGCGGACGGCTTTTTCGCGGCCGTGGCGGCCATGGGGTTCGCCGTCATTTCCAACCCGCCCAAGAAGGTCGTGCTTGTGGCCGGAGCACTGGCCGCCGTGGGGCATATGGGCCGTTTCGCGCTGATGCGGGAAGGCGTGGGCATCGCCAGCGCCTCACTCTGCGCGGCCCTGCTGATCTCGCTGTGCAGCATGCCGTGTACCCGGCGCTGGCACATTCCGGCGGAGATGTTCGCCTTTCCCGCGCTCCTGCCCATGATTCCGGGCATGTTCGCCTATAAGGCCATCCTGGCCACCATGCAGTTTCTGGGCACAGCGGACATGCCCCTGCGCCAGGAACTGTTGGTAAGCATCGTCTACAACAGCCTGACCACCTTCTTCATCATGTGCGCCCTGGTTATCGGGGCCGTGCTGCCGCTCTTTCTGTTTCACCGGGAATCGCCCCTGGTCCGGGGCCTGCGGGGAATCCGCCGTTACGGAAAGCCGAACCGGCGTGCTGGGGATTGA
- a CDS encoding threonine/serine exporter family protein, whose protein sequence is MSDSSQQSAATAALSRAPHKSSGSLGPVAQTPSAWEVNDFLRVFCAALLALGAQTARVDRNAVRIAGAFGFAVDLAVFPKHLMLSVTSADGRDRRTSVGSIKAGAPDFQKVAGLNALGWRIVDERLSLEEARQSLDAILSGPRYHPALVRILVACANAAFCRLFEGDATAMGLVFIATLAGFYLRQLLVRWRVDGKIVFFLCAFAASLLAAPGVLFHWGTTPQTALAASVLFLIPGIPLINAMLDIMDGHALMGFARAVQASILIACIALGLALTMALLGVSSL, encoded by the coding sequence ATGTCCGATTCTTCACAACAAAGCGCGGCCACGGCCGCGCTTTCCCGTGCCCCGCACAAAAGTTCCGGCAGCCTCGGCCCGGTCGCGCAGACCCCCAGCGCATGGGAGGTCAACGACTTTCTGCGCGTCTTCTGCGCGGCCCTGCTGGCCCTGGGCGCGCAGACCGCGCGTGTGGACCGCAATGCCGTGCGCATTGCCGGGGCCTTTGGTTTTGCGGTGGATCTGGCGGTCTTTCCCAAGCATCTGATGCTCTCCGTCACCTCGGCGGACGGGCGGGACCGCCGTACTTCGGTGGGCTCCATCAAGGCCGGTGCGCCGGACTTCCAGAAGGTGGCGGGCCTCAACGCTCTGGGCTGGCGCATTGTGGACGAGCGTCTGAGTCTGGAGGAAGCGCGGCAAAGTCTCGACGCCATCCTGAGCGGGCCGCGCTATCATCCGGCTTTGGTGCGCATTCTGGTGGCCTGCGCCAATGCCGCCTTCTGCCGTTTGTTTGAAGGCGACGCCACGGCCATGGGCCTGGTCTTCATCGCCACCCTGGCGGGTTTTTATCTGCGCCAGCTTCTGGTGCGCTGGCGCGTGGACGGCAAGATCGTCTTCTTTCTCTGCGCCTTCGCCGCCTCCCTGCTGGCCGCGCCGGGCGTGCTGTTCCATTGGGGCACGACGCCGCAGACCGCTCTGGCGGCCAGCGTGCTGTTTTTGATCCCGGGCATTCCCCTGATCAACGCCATGCTGGACATCATGGATGGGCATGCGCTGATGGGCTTTGCCCGGGCCGTGCAGGCCAGTATTCTGATTGCCTGCATCGCTCTGGGGCTGGCCCTGACCATGGCCCTGCTGGGGGTGAGTTCGTTGTGA
- a CDS encoding HAD family hydrolase: MKAFIFDLDGTLLDTLEDIGQACNAVLAAHGYPTHPLAAYRRMVGNGFGRLVRSALPPAALQALTPEALTPLVDEARAWYGRHMREHTHPYAGMPEALTELARRGLTLAVLSNKPDDFTRTLINHYFPQIPFAEVRGGRSDTPLKPDPAGPRAILAALALEAGQCFYVGDSDVDMLTARNADMVSVGVGWGFRGLEEVRAAGARHLVDTPAQLPELVPCNT; this comes from the coding sequence ATGAAGGCTTTTATTTTTGATCTGGACGGCACCCTGCTGGACACGCTTGAAGACATCGGCCAGGCCTGCAACGCTGTTCTGGCCGCCCACGGCTATCCCACACATCCCCTGGCGGCCTACCGCCGGATGGTGGGCAACGGCTTCGGCCGTCTGGTACGCAGCGCCCTGCCCCCGGCGGCGCTGCAAGCACTCACGCCCGAGGCGCTCACCCCCTTGGTGGACGAGGCCCGCGCCTGGTACGGACGACATATGCGCGAGCATACCCATCCCTATGCCGGCATGCCCGAAGCCCTGACGGAACTGGCCCGGCGCGGCCTGACCCTGGCCGTGCTGTCCAACAAGCCCGACGACTTCACCCGGACTCTGATCAACCACTATTTTCCGCAAATTCCCTTTGCCGAGGTACGCGGCGGGCGCTCCGACACGCCGCTCAAGCCCGATCCCGCCGGGCCCCGGGCCATCTTGGCCGCGCTGGCTCTGGAGGCCGGGCAGTGCTTTTACGTGGGCGACAGCGACGTGGACATGCTCACGGCGCGCAATGCGGATATGGTTTCCGTAGGCGTGGGCTGGGGCTTTCGCGGCCTTGAGGAAGTGCGCGCCGCGGGCGCGCGACATCTGGTGGACACACCGGCGCAATTGCCGGAACTAGTACCATGTAACACTTAA